One Dromiciops gliroides isolate mDroGli1 chromosome 3, mDroGli1.pri, whole genome shotgun sequence DNA segment encodes these proteins:
- the LOC122751462 gene encoding olfactory receptor 51Q1-like, with protein sequence MSAITNTTEESFYFILTGIPGFEAVHIWISIPFFCLYMISMIGNTTILSVIWTEPSLHQPMYMFLSMLTLTDLGLTLTTLPTVMRLLWFNAREISVEACFVQFFFLHGFSFMESSVLLAMAFDRYVAICRPLHYASILTDIVVSRIGMAIIIRCVGAVLPPLFLLKRLPFCHSHVLIHSYCLHQDMIRLVCGDITVNSWYGFGLVMVIYVLDPLLIVFSYALILRSVLHAATQAERLRAFNNCLSHILAVLVLYVPMIGLSMVQRFARHAPPLVHVVMANVYLLSPPVMNPIIYTVKTKQIRQSILLLLSWRKAY encoded by the coding sequence ATGTCAGCCATCACTAACACCACAGAAGAATCCTTCTATTTCATTCTTACTGGCATCCCAGGGTTTGAGGCAGTACACATCTGGATCTCCATCCCCTTCTTCTGCTTATACATGATTTCCATGATTGGCAACACCACCATCCTATCTGTCATTTGGACAGAGCCCTCACTCCACCAGCCCATGTACATGTTTCTCTCTATGCTGACCCTAACTGACCTAGGCCTTACCCTCACCACTCTGCCCACAGTAATGCGCCTCCTCTGGTTCAATGCCCGTGAGATCAGTGTGGAAGCCTGCTTtgtccaatttttcttcctccatggcTTCTCCTTCATGGAGTCTTCAGTACTCCTGGCCATGGCCTTTGATCGCTATGTTGCCATCTGCCGCCCTCTCCATTATGCCTCTATCCTCACAGACATAGTTGTCAGCCGGATTGGGATGGCCATCATTATCCGCTGTGTTGGGGCAGTCTTGCCCCCTCTCTTTCTGCTCAAACGGCTGCCCTTTTGCCATTCCCATGTACTCATTCACTCCTATTGCCTCCACCAGGACATGATCCGCCTCGTCTGTGGTGACATCACGGTCAACAGCTGGTATGGCTTTGGATTGGTCATGGTCATCTATGTGCTTGACCCTCTCCTCATTGTTTTCTCCTATGCACTGATCCTGCGCAGTGTTTTACATGCTGCCACTCAGGCTGAGCGTCTTCGGGCCTTCAATAACTGTCTTTCCCATATTCTGGCTGTGCTTGTCCTCTATGTGCCTATGATAGGGCTGTCAATGGTGCAACGCTTTGCCAGGCATGCCCCACCACTGGTCCATGTGGTGATGGCCAATGTCTACCTGCTGTCACCCCCTGTGATGAACCCCATCATCTACACTGTGAAGACCAAGCAGATCCGCCAAAGTATCCTCCTTCTTCTGTCTTGGAGGAAAGCATATTAA
- the LOC122748067 gene encoding olfactory receptor 51B6-like, protein MWPNASAAPFLLTGFPGLEEAHHWISIPFFAVYFSIILGNGTLLFLIRYDQSLHEPMYYFLAMLSLTDLAVTLTTMPTVLRVLWLDYRKIQHGVCFFQAYIIHTLSIVESGVLLAMAYDRFIAICNPLRYTTILTNSQVVKIGVGVLLRGCVSIIPPIIPLHWFPYCHSHVLSHAVCLHQDIIKLACADITFNRIYPVILVFLVFLDSLIILFSYVLILKTVISIASGEERAKALNTCVSHISCFLVFFATAIGLSLIHRFGKHVPHVVHIAMSYVYFLFPPLMNPIIYSIKTKQIQQGILRMFFPGKSRI, encoded by the coding sequence ATGTGGCCAAATGCCAGTGCAGCCCCCTTCCTGCTGACTGGCTTCCCAGGACTGGAGGAAGCTCACCACTGGATCTCCATCCCCttctttgctgtgtatttttcTATAATTCTTGGGAATGGcaccctccttttcctcatcagaTATGACCAAAGCCTTCATGAGCCCATGTATTACTTCCTAGCTATGTTGTCTCTCACAGACCTTGCGGTGACTTTGACCACTATGCCGACTGTACTGAGAGTTCTGTGGTTAGACTATAGAAAAATTCAGCATGGTGTTTGCTTTTTCCAGGCCTACATCATCCATACACTCTCCATTGTGGAGTCTGGTGTCTTGCTTGCCATGGCCTATGACCGATTCATTGCTATTTGCAATCCTTTGAGATATACCACCATTCTAACAAACTCTCAGGTGGTAAAAATTGGGGTGGGTGTATTGTTAAGGGGATGTGTGTCCATCATTCCCCCAATAATTCCTCTTCATTGGTTCCCTTATTGCCATTCTCATGTCCTTTCCCACGCCGTCTGCCTTCACCAGGATATTATCAAACTGGCCTGTGCAGATATCACATTCAATCGCATATACCCTGTCATTCTGGTTTTCTTGGTATTCCTCGACTCTCTGATTATTCTCTTCTCCTATGTACTGATCCTAAAGACAGTCATAAGCATAGCCTCTGGAGAGGAACGAGCCAAAGCACTCAATACTTGTGTCTCCCATATCTCTTGTTTTCTGGTCTTCTTTGCTACAGCAATTGGCCTATCCCTCATTCACCGTTTTGGGAAGCATGTACCTCATGTAGTTCACATTGCCATGAGCTATGTTTACTTTCTCTTCCCCCCATTAATGAATCCCATTATTTACAGCATCAAAACAAAGCAGATCCAGCAGGGTATTCTTCGAATGTTCTTTCCAGGCAAATCTAGAATCTGA